Part of the Paenibacillus kyungheensis genome, CCGCGGAATTTTCGAAAATATCACCTGCTGCCTATAGAGCGCAGAAGGCGGAACAAACCTATAGTAATATACTCAACCTTTAATTTCAAGCATTTTGCGCTTTTTTGTCTACCAATCACTCAGATCTTCGTTTTGTTGCTCCATTTGTTTGCGAATCGCGGCTTTTAGTCGATCTTCGGGTACTTCCACTGTCAAATCACCAAGTACTCTAGCCTGACAGGATAATCGTACACCTTGTCCTATCGAACTTCCTAATTTACGTGATTCGGCTGGCTCTGCGGCTGAAATACACAAATGACCTTCATCATCATAAGGATGAGGGGTATTCACTTTGCACATCAAACAAGCAGCTTTGCCGTCACAACGCACTGCAATATGAACTCCTGCTTTGCGTGCAGCTGTCAGCACTGTTGTTCCTGTATTGACCTGAATAGATTTACCGGATGGCAAAAAGGTGACTTGAGCTTTGTCTGTTCTGGACATTGTTTTCTCCTTTTACCGTTCTATTCCAGCTAATCGAAGGATACGTTGTCTAAATTGAGGATGAAATCCATTATGTTGTATCATCTGCTCGATAAGTAACGCATGATCCTGAGAGTTCTCACGTATTCGTTCACTAATCGGCTCATAGCGATCTGGTCGATCACGTAATAGATTAAAAATCAATTCATGTGCTAATGGCATCAAATGAACATTTCCAGCCTCTAGCGTATATACAGGAGCAGCAGGATAAAGAACAGGCTCTACATGTACACGATAATACGATTCTCTCGCCCGCACTTCAAATCCACCGACTAATTCGACGGTGTACGCATCTAACTGGTAATGACTAAGTGTCGAGCGATATGTTCTTGTCTCGTCAAGTACTGGATAATCTAACACAGGCAATTTACTAGCTAACTGTCCATGAATATGTTCTATTCGAATCTCATCTGTATAAAGATCTATATCGCGTGGAGCTTTATCTAACTTCACACCATGTAGTAAAAGACCACAGCTTCCACCAAGCAACCAGGGAGATTGCTCCTCCAACGGTTGAAGCAGACGAACAAGCTGCTCCAGAGATGGTATCAGCTCTTTTTTCTGCTGTACCTGCTGCTGCGTTTCCACCATGATTTCCTACTCCTTCCTGTGCAAAAAGAACGAAAGGATTATTGATACCCCATCGTTCCTGCCTAATTCTTTATTAGGAATGCCATTGTTGCCATGTTTCTAGCTTCATGACTTCCATTTCATTTTTGGGATTACGTCCCATAAGTGTCTCGACGGCTGTACGAGGATCACTTTGCTCAAATAACACATGATACAACTGCTCTGCGATCGGCATTTGTACATTGTATTTTAGCGAAATATCACGTGCTGCTTCTGTAGTGCGTACACCTTCGACTACCATATTCATCGAAGCCATCACTTCATCTAGTGATTTGCCTTGACCTAACATATAGCCAGCTCTCCAGTTACGACTGTGTTGACTGCTTGCAGTTACCATTAAGTCACCAATACCTGCAAGTCCAGAAAAGGTCAACGGATTAGCACCCATTTCACTACCAACACGTACCATTTCAGCCAATCCGCGGGTAAGTAAAGCCGCTTTGGCATTATCACCAAATCCAAGACCATCTACCATACCGGCTCCCAATGCAATAATATTTTTAAGTGCACCGGCAAGCTCTACTCCGACCAGATCCAGATTCGTATACACACGGAAATATTCTTCATTCATAAATAAAGATTGTGCCGCTGCTGCCGCTTTGGCATTGTGAGAAGCGACAACTACCGTAGTCGGTAGACGCTTAACCACTTCTTCCGCATGGCTAGGACCAGACAAGACCACTACATCTGACTCTAGACAGTCCAGTTCTTCGCTGATGACAGTAGACATACGTTTGAGTGTCTTCGTTTCGAATCCTTTGGTAGCATGAATACAGAGCATATCAGGATGGTAATATGGTTTAAGATCGCTACATACTTGACGCATCGCTTTGGAAGGTGCCACAATCACAACTGCTTTTGTTCCATCCATAGCAGCAGCAAGATCAGAAGTTGCTGTAATTTGAGTGGACAGAACTGCATCTGGCAAATACTTTGTATTGGTGTGCTGTTGATTAATCTCGGCAACTTGCTCTTCACTGCGTGCCCATATTGTCACTTGTAGACCATTGTCTGCAAGAACAGAAGCAAGCGCAGTTCCCCAACTACCAGCTACTAGAACGGTCACTTTTTCAGACAACTTTGTTTCCTCCCTTGTCCGCTTTGGATCCGATTTTATTTTCAGTGCCTTTGAATATTTTGACAATATTCGTCTGATGCCGCCATACTGCAAGCAACCAGATGATAATGCTCACTGTAATGATCGGTGCAGAGTAACCCTGAATCAGTAAAACAATAGGTGTTAACGTTACAAAAATTAACGATCCTAAAGATACATAACGAGTGATAACAATCGATGCAATCGCAAATACACCTGCAATTAATGTAGGCACAATACATAATGTTGCCAACACACCAATTGTTGTCGCAATTCCTTTACCTCCGCGAAAACGGAAATAAATCGGCCAGTTATGCCCTAAAATAGCAGCTATTCCGCACAAAGCAGGAACCCAGTACATGGTATGTCCTGATAACCCGATACTGAACCAAACGCCAAGCCATATAGCTGCCACACCTTTGAGCGCATCTAACAAAAGTACAAATATAGCAGGTCCTTTGCCTAGTACGCGCAATGTATTGGTTGCTCCGGCGTTGCCGCTTCCGTGATCACGGATATCGATTCCTTTCAGCCATTTAGCAATAAGTACACTAAAGCTGATCGAACCAATCAGATAACTAATAATAATAGCCACGACTGATAAAATCACATGCTTCTCTCCTTAATTATCTGATGCTGATTTTCGACGTGTAAATATTCGAATCGGCGTACCGATAAAGTCAAATGCCGCTCGAATTTTATTTTCCAAATAACGTTCGTACGAAAAGTGCATCATTTCAGGTTCATTTACAAATACGATAACGGTTGGTGGCTTAACTGCAACTTGAGTTACATAGTTAATACGCATCCGTTTTCCTTTATCTGTAGGTGGAGGATTAATAGCAATTGCATCAGATACTACATCATTTAATAAATGAGTAGGAATACGCAATGCATGTTGTTCAGCAACTTGTTGTACAACCGGTAACAATTTGTGAACACGTTGTTTGGTCAATGCAGACAAAAATACAACAGGAGCATAACTCATAAATAAGAAATGATCGCGGATATTCGATTCGAATTGACGCATCGTTTTGTCATCTTTTTCAACAACATCCCATTTGTTTACTACAAATATAGCTGCTTTACCTGCATCATGTGCATATCCAGCTACGTGTTTGTCCTGGTCGATAATACCTTCTTCACCATTGATTACAGTTAATACAACATCTGCACGTTCAATCGCTTTCATTGCACGCATTACACTGTATTTTTCTGTATTCTCATAGACTTTACCACGCTTACGCATACCTGCTGTATCAATTAATACATAACGTTGTCCATCACGTTCAAAAGGCGTATCAATCGCATCACGAGTCGTACCTGCTACATTACTTACAATAACACGTTCTTCTCCCAAAATTGCATTCACCAATGAAGATTTACCTACGTTAGGACGACCGATTAGAGCTACACGAATGACATCATCGCCGTACTCATCATCAACGGTTTCAGGTAATTCTTTGACAACCGCATCTAGCAAATCACCCATACCACTACCATGACTTCCTGAGATTCCAATCGGATCGCCAAATCCTAAATTATAAAATTCATAAATATCATTCATACGACCCATGTTATCTACTTTGTTAATCGCAACAACAATCGGCTTGCCTGAACGATATAGTATTCCAGCTACTTCTTCATCAGATTGAGTCAATCCGCTTTTGACATCACACATAAATACGATAACATCCGCTTCTTCGATTGCAAGTTCAGCTTGCATACGAATCGACTTCAGCATCATATCTTCCCCATCTAATTCGATACCTCCGGTATCAATAACACTGAATGCTTTACCATTCCATTCAGATGTTCCATAGATACGGTCACGCGTAATACCAGGTTTATCTTCGACAATTGCTAGCCGATCACCGATCATGCGGTTAAATACTGTGGATTTTCCCACATTCGGGCGGCCCACGATTGCAACTACAGGTCTTGCCATACGATCCATTCCTCCTGTTCATTCTTTCCGCTTTTCATCATAGCAAAAAACATTGCACTTGGCTAACATTATGATGAACTTTACAGCGGATTCATTTATTCCTTTAAAAGCAATAATCGACGAATCCATTGCGGATTCGCCGATTGATTGAGTGACTTTTACTAGAAAGGCGGTCGCTTTACTATCAATGGACCGTCCATAAAAAGCCCGTGCTATGATTTAGATTATTTTGCGAGAGGATCAATCGCTCTAATTTTGAATTTAAAGTAAAGCGTCTGTAAAACGTTACAAACATTTAGGTTTGCGTTGCTTTACATTCTTTTTGTTCAAAACTTTGCAAACATCATTAAAACGTTGATATTTGCTTGAGCGAGAAAATCACTCGCTTATGATTAAGGAGTAAACGTCATTAGAACGTTGACGTTTACCGAGCGAGAAGATCACTCGCTCGTAATCACTTGAATTTGCTTAGTTTGTCACCGAAACGTTCGCCAAGAGTGATGCTCAATCCCTGGTTGCTTAAAGATACGTTAGGGTTGTTTAATTCTTCTTGTTTAGGAGCTCTGTCGCCACGGTTGTTGCTGCG contains:
- the plsY gene encoding glycerol-3-phosphate 1-O-acyltransferase PlsY, which gives rise to MILSVVAIIISYLIGSISFSVLIAKWLKGIDIRDHGSGNAGATNTLRVLGKGPAIFVLLLDALKGVAAIWLGVWFSIGLSGHTMYWVPALCGIAAILGHNWPIYFRFRGGKGIATTIGVLATLCIVPTLIAGVFAIASIVITRYVSLGSLIFVTLTPIVLLIQGYSAPIITVSIIIWLLAVWRHQTNIVKIFKGTENKIGSKADKGGNKVV
- a CDS encoding NAD(P)H-dependent glycerol-3-phosphate dehydrogenase, which codes for MSEKVTVLVAGSWGTALASVLADNGLQVTIWARSEEQVAEINQQHTNTKYLPDAVLSTQITATSDLAAAMDGTKAVVIVAPSKAMRQVCSDLKPYYHPDMLCIHATKGFETKTLKRMSTVISEELDCLESDVVVLSGPSHAEEVVKRLPTTVVVASHNAKAAAAAQSLFMNEEYFRVYTNLDLVGVELAGALKNIIALGAGMVDGLGFGDNAKAALLTRGLAEMVRVGSEMGANPLTFSGLAGIGDLMVTASSQHSRNWRAGYMLGQGKSLDEVMASMNMVVEGVRTTEAARDISLKYNVQMPIAEQLYHVLFEQSDPRTAVETLMGRNPKNEMEVMKLETWQQWHS
- the der gene encoding ribosome biogenesis GTPase Der, giving the protein MARPVVAIVGRPNVGKSTVFNRMIGDRLAIVEDKPGITRDRIYGTSEWNGKAFSVIDTGGIELDGEDMMLKSIRMQAELAIEEADVIVFMCDVKSGLTQSDEEVAGILYRSGKPIVVAINKVDNMGRMNDIYEFYNLGFGDPIGISGSHGSGMGDLLDAVVKELPETVDDEYGDDVIRVALIGRPNVGKSSLVNAILGEERVIVSNVAGTTRDAIDTPFERDGQRYVLIDTAGMRKRGKVYENTEKYSVMRAMKAIERADVVLTVINGEEGIIDQDKHVAGYAHDAGKAAIFVVNKWDVVEKDDKTMRQFESNIRDHFLFMSYAPVVFLSALTKQRVHKLLPVVQQVAEQHALRIPTHLLNDVVSDAIAINPPPTDKGKRMRINYVTQVAVKPPTVIVFVNEPEMMHFSYERYLENKIRAAFDFIGTPIRIFTRRKSASDN
- a CDS encoding 2Fe-2S iron-sulfur cluster-binding protein, whose translation is MSRTDKAQVTFLPSGKSIQVNTGTTVLTAARKAGVHIAVRCDGKAACLMCKVNTPHPYDDEGHLCISAAEPAESRKLGSSIGQGVRLSCQARVLGDLTVEVPEDRLKAAIRKQMEQQNEDLSDW